GTCGCATGCTACAAATCAGCGTGCATGGTCGTCCGCAACCCGTGACTGCTGCATCCGATGATCGTGGCACTCGGTAGCCAGGCCCCACGAGGAGAGGACCATGGCCGCCATCAGACGGGAACGCTCCTTTCATAAGGACATGGCCGTTCGCATCCACCGCAAGCGGCTGTTCCGCCGCAGCGAGTGGTGCCGCGCCGTGCTCAGCGACATCAGCCGCAAGGGCGGCCGCGTGCTCACGCGGGAGCCGATGCTCGAAGGCTACCAGATCGGCATCGCCATCGTCGACCCCGATACCGAGCTTGAACGCGAGCTGGCGGCCAGCGTCAAGCGGGTGAACACGATCGACTACCGCGGCAAGCACATCTTCGAGTTGCACGTCGAGTTCGTCGGGCTCAAGCGTGAGGATCTCATCCTGCTTGAGAACATCTTCTGGGTCTGACCCAGTCCAATCCGGTCCTGCAATCGCCCTGCAGCGCCGTCCGGCAACCGCGTTCCTCCCTTCTTCAGTCAGCCTTACTCGCGTAACACGGCGGCCGCGTCGAGCGCATGGTAGGTAATAACCAGGTCGGCACCGGCGCGCTTGATGCTCGTAAGGACCTCGATCATGGCTTGTCTTTCGTCGAGCCAACCATTGACGGCCGCCGCCTTGAGCATGGCGTATTCGCCGCTGACGTTGTAGGCGGCCAGCGGGGCGTCGAACCGCTCGCGCGCGCGCCGGATGACGTCGAGATAAGGAAGTGCCGGCTTGACCATGACGATATCGGCGCCCTCATCGAGGTCGAGCGCGATCTCGCGCAGCGCCTCGCGCGCGTTGGCCGGGTCCATCTGGTAGCTGCGGCGATCGCCGAAGCGCGGGGGCGACTCGGCTGCATCGCGGAACGGTCCGTAGAAAGCCGAGGCGTATTTGGCCGAGTAGGCCATGATCGCCGTGTCGGCGTGGCCGGAGCGGTCGAGGGCGGCGCGGATGGCGCGCACCTGGCCGTCCATCATAGCGCTCGGCGCGACGATGTCCGCGCCGGCGGCGGCGAGACTCGTGGCCGTCTTGGCGAGCAGCTCGAGCGTCGCGTCATTGTCCACATCCTTCGTGCCATCGGGCTGCTCGGCCACAAGGCCGCAGTGGCCGTGGTCGGTGTACTCGCACAGGCAAACGTCGCCCATGACGACGAGTTCGGGCAGCTCCTGCTTGAGCGCGCGCACTGCGCGCTGGGCAATACCGGTCGCCTCATACGCCTCCGAACCCTTGCCGTCTTTCCGTTCAGGGATACCGAACAGGATCACGGCCGGAATGCCAACGCCCACCGCGCGCTCGGCCTCCTTGAGC
The sequence above is a segment of the Verrucomicrobiota bacterium genome. Coding sequences within it:
- the hemB gene encoding porphobilinogen synthase, whose amino-acid sequence is MAFPSERLRRLRRTPVLRRMVRETALSTDDLVLPLFVREGAAERRPITSMPGCFQLSVDELLKEAERAVGVGIPAVILFGIPERKDGKGSEAYEATGIAQRAVRALKQELPELVVMGDVCLCEYTDHGHCGLVAEQPDGTKDVDNDATLELLAKTATSLAAAGADIVAPSAMMDGQVRAIRAALDRSGHADTAIMAYSAKYASAFYGPFRDAAESPPRFGDRRSYQMDPANAREALREIALDLDEGADIVMVKPALPYLDVIRRARERFDAPLAAYNVSGEYAMLKAAAVNGWLDERQAMIEVLTSIKRAGADLVITYHALDAAAVLRE